A region from the Silene latifolia isolate original U9 population chromosome 7, ASM4854445v1, whole genome shotgun sequence genome encodes:
- the LOC141590414 gene encoding uncharacterized protein LOC141590414: MWQLCSDALPVKGNIETRFRDFDGSCPRCHVVAESYIHVVRDCGWNEKIWEMVGLEVFRSHSSMRIREWVEAEFRGMGEEGRVLFMTSCWVIWEQRNKLLFDNGKWTSEGVARRVTDVVWEMASMTVGKAEEERGRGESTGAGRGGRPSDGMWKINVDAGVKEGLGVGLGAVCRDGDGRVAWAVSVQASGTRCVKMAEAEAILLGLKEAKRVGMRSIIIESDCLNVVADLKKSKKGRSDIFLIYDEILSLVLFFYSVLFTYTRRDCNKLAHLLAHATPWTIGRRFWMDDLPLSFVHAAGQDLINI; this comes from the coding sequence ATGTGGCAGCTGTGTAGTGATGCGCTTCCGGTTAAAGGCAATATAGAAACTCGGTTTCGGGATTTTGATGGGTCTTGCCCTAGGTGTCACGTTGTTGCGGAGTCATATATCCATGTTGTTCGAGACTGCGGTTGGAATGAGAAGATATGGGAGATGGTCGGGTTGGAGGTCTTTAGGAGTCATAGTAGTATGCGTATAAGGGAATGGGTGGAGGCCGAGTTTCGTGGTATGGGGGAGGAGGGACGTGTTCTTTTTATGACTTCGTGCTGGGTGATTTGGGAGCAGAGGAACAAGTTATTATTCGACAACGGGAAGTGGACAAGTGAGGGAGTTGCAAGGAGAGTCACGGACGTGGTTTGGGAGATGGCGAGTATGACGGTGGGTAAGGCTGAAGAGGAAAGGGGGAGGGGAGAGTCGACAGGCGCTGGTAGAGGGGGTAGGCCGAGTGATGGTATGTGGAAGATAAATGTCGATGCGGGTGTTAAGGAGGGGTTGGGTGTTGGGTTGGGTGCAGTTTGCCGTGACGGTGATGGGCGGGTGGCATGGGCGGTGTCTGTTCAAGCCTCGGGTACTCGATGTGTGAAAATGGCTGAGGCGGAAGCTATTCTTCTTGGCTTGAAAGAGGCTAAGCGAGTTGGGATGCGGAGTATCATTATCGAAAGCGATTGTCTTAATGTGGTTGCTGACTTGAAGAAGAGTAAAAAGGGTCGGAGCGATATCTTCCTTATTTACGACGAGATTTTAAGTTTAGTTCTATTTTTTTATTCTGTTCTATTTACATATACTCGTAGGGATTGTAATAAGTTGGCTCACTTATTAGCTCATGCTACGCCGTGGACCATAGGTAGGAGATTTTGGATGGATGATTTACCCTTGTCATTTGTGCATGCTGCAGGCCAggatttaattaatatatga